A genome region from Sander vitreus isolate 19-12246 chromosome 21, sanVit1, whole genome shotgun sequence includes the following:
- the nlrc3 gene encoding NLR family CARD domain-containing protein 3 isoform X1: MEREAHYDSIMDRSKRIMWQDDCYVDLQSTSCPVSSQAGTEDLGWIQKHQDQLQRFITASFLEGMLTHLRKVDVLSSADETKIKEAGRLQDQLNMLTTIVTGKDTQGSDALQGFIESSDSQVAQLIINHDSMGKEHKEVLLRRYEQYRDRDSVSCPKLNIFSRTLLLVDGLSDIQQKEHDLMQVGATRGRKRNHLRQLGLTKLLEPLTRVSLPPRVSLTLGVAGIGKTTWVRHFIRQWSQGAICTDVSYVLPFTFCELNSLEKVSVERLVKMAFPHLTDPSLVLSSSCRTLLILDGLDEFRCTLNFSDAAPCSDPKKEVAIDDLVTNIIRGNLLPYVAVWVTSRPGVASLIPGGLVDRVTEIPGFSPKDIQLFLNHHFSERDFASKIWAHLESHKILMVMCYIPCICWIVADTLMYIMQSETQESLPRTCTELYAHFCSMKAEVGEPRGREPVKMEQLHGSNRKLLGNLGRLAFYGLLKRKYTFSEQDLRAYGIDLLLTQCSLGAGVLVREESAIYTTYRFTHLSLLEFLAATFYHISSKRAIFDLFSESTMSWPKIGFQNHFRSAFQHSQQAEDGHLDVFVRFLTGLLCPMAQKPLAGLLALGRDDGNQKAWAAGFLQGLLVSGGTVVSLRAVNLAYCLQELQHTELLRSVEEDLQLGSLAGKLTRAHCVVLGYLLHVSPECSEQTNLTGSLNYTTVKCLLPQLLYCNYLRLENNHFKDDVMELLGSLLSAKDCHIQKISLAENAISNKGSKALSRALLVNRTLTSLNLRNNNIGSKGAKFLAEALKMNQVLVSINFQNNAIEEEGAQALAEVLHCNRKLVSLNIRKNKIGAGGVKRIAEALKTNRTLTKLILCSNQLGDKGAIALAEALTVNHTLLSLQLQSNSISNRGMTALTKALRLNRGLVSLNLRENSIGVEGAKNMAHALHENNSLQDLDLTANLLHDEGVQAIAGAIKFNQGLTSLHLQWNFIKSSATKALAHALLSNATMQLLDLQENAIGNEGVIFLAEALKTNVSLRTLCLQGVSSSTSGAIAMAEALMTNQTLQTLDLRGNTVGMEGAKALANALKINRSLKSLNLQENSLGMDGAIFIATALKGNHQLTYINLQGNGIGESGAKVISDAIRADAPGCVVDI; the protein is encoded by the exons ATGGAGAGGGAGGCACATTACGATTCTATCATGGACCGAAGCAAACGCATCATGTGGCAGGACGACTGCTATGTGGATCTTCAGTCTACATCGTGCCCTGTCTCTTCACAAGCAGGAACAGAAG ACCTTGGCTGGATCCAAAAGCATCAAGACCAGCTGCAACGCTTCATTACAGCCTCCTTCCTGGAGGGGATGTTAACCCACCTGAGAAAGGTGGATGTGCTGAGTTCAGCTGATGAGACCAAGATCAAAGAAGCGGGCCGGCTGCAGGACCAGCTTAACATGCTCACAACTATTGTCACTGGCAAGGACACTCAAGGTTCTGATGCTCTCCAGGGCTTCATAGAGAGCTCAGATTCTCAGGTGGCCCAGCTCATCATCAACCACG ATTCCATGGGGAAGGAGCACAAAGAGGTGCTGTTACGGCGATATGAGCAGTACAGAGACAGAGATTCAGTCAGCTGCCCCAAACTAAACATCTTCTCAAGAACCTTACTTCTGGTCGATGGACTTTCCGACATCCAGCAAAAAGAACATGACTTAATGCAGGTGGGGGCGACTCGAGGAAGGAAAAGAAATCATCTCAGACAGCTGGGGCTGACCAAACTCTTGGAGCCCCTGACCCGGGTCAGTTTACCTCCCAGGGTCTCCCTCACACTCGGGGTGGCTGGTATCGGCAAGACAACCTGGGTCCGACACTTCATCAGACAGTGGAGCCAAGGGGCCATCTGCACAGATGTGAGCTACGTCCTGCCTTTCACTTTTTGCGAGCTGAACTCACTGGAGAAAGTCTCTGTTGAGAGGCTGGTGAAAATGGCTTTTCCTCATTTAACAGACCCCAGTCTGGTCCTGAGCAGCTCCTGCCGCACACTGCTCATACTTGATGGTTTGGACGAATTCCGCTGCACTTTAAATTTCTCTGATGCAGCTCCTTGCAGCGACCCGAAGAAAGAAGTGGCCATTGATGACCTAGTTACTAACATCATCCGGGGCAATCTGCTCCCTTACGTAGCAGTGTGGGTGACCTCCAGGCCAGGAGTGGCCTCACTCATCCCTGGAGGATTGGTTGACAGGGTGACTGAGATACCAGGATTCAGCCCGAAGGACATCCAGCTCTTCCTAAACCACCACTTCTCTGAGAGGGATTTTGCCAGTAAAATATGGGCGCACTTGGAGTCCCATAAAATCTTAATGGTGATGTGCTACATACCATGCATTTGCTGGATAGTAGCTGATACTCTGATGTACATCATGCAGAGTGAAACACAAGAGAGCCTTCCAAGGACTTGTACTGAGCTATACGCTCACTTTTGTTCCATGAAGGCTGAAGTAGGTGAACCAAGAGGCAGGGAGCCTGTGAAAATGGAACAGCTCCATGGGAGCAATCGTAAACTGCTGGGGAACCTTGGACGACTGGCATTTTATGGGCTCCTTAAACGCAAGTACACCTTCAGTGAGCAAGACCTCAGGGCCTATGGGATAGATCTACTGTTAACTCAGTGCAGTCTTGGTGCTGGAGTTCTTGTTCGGGAGGAGTCTGCCATATACACAACATATCGGTTCACTCATTTGTCTCTGCTAGAGTTTCTTGCAGCTACTTTTTACCATATCTCCTCCAAGCGGGCCATCTTTGACTTATTCTCAGAGAGCACCATGTCTTGGCCCAAGATCGGTTTCCAGAACCACTTTAGAAGCGCCTTTCAGCACTCACAACAAGCTGAAGACGGGCACTTGGACGTGTTTGTGCGCTTCCTGACAGGCCTGCTGTGCCCAATGGCACAGAAACCTCTCGCTGGGCTTCTGGCCCTTGGAAGAGATGATGGCAATCAGAAGGCTTGGGCAGCAGGGTTTTTACAAGGCCTCTTGGTCAGCGGAGGTACAGTGGTGTCCCTGCGTGCAGTTAATCTGGCTTACTGTTTACAGGAGCTGCAACACACAGAGTTATTGCGGAGTGTTGAGGAAGATTTACAGCTTGGTAGCCTAGCAGGGAAATTAACACGGGCTCACTGTGTTGTGCTGGGCTACCTCCTTCATGTGTCTCCAGAGTGCAGTGAACAGACCAACCTAACAGGCTCTCTGAACTACACAACAGTGAAATGTCTGCTCCCACAGCTGCTGTACTGCAACTATCTGAG GTTAGAGAATAATCACTTCAAAGATGATGTCATGGAGTTGCTGGGAAGCCTCCTGAGCGCCAAAGACTGCCATATCCAGAAGATAAG TTTGGCAGAGAATGCCATCAGCAACAAAGGATCCAAAGCCCTGAGTCGAGCCCTCTTGGTAAACCGGACGCTAACGTCTCTCAA TCTCCGGAACAACAACATTGGCTCTAAAGGTGCAAAGTTCCTGGCAGAGGCTCTGAAAATGAACCAAGTCCTGGTATCAATCAA CTTCCAGAACAACGCAATTGAGGAGGAAGGTGCTCAGGCCCTTGCAGAAGTACTGCACTGCAATCGCAAACTGGTGTCTCTGAA CATACGGAAGAATAAGATTGGAGCGGGAGGAGTCAAAAGGATTGCAGAGGCACTGAAGACGAACCGGACTCTCACAAAGCTGAT TCTTTGTAGCAACCAGCTTGGGGACAAAGGGGCAATCGCTCTGGCAGAGGCTTTGACAGTCAACCACACGctcctctctcttca ACTTCAGAGTAACTCAATCAGCAACAGGGGGATGACAGCCTTAACCAAAGCACTCAGGCTGAACCGTGGCCTCGTCTCCTTGAA tttaaggGAGAACTCCATAGGGGTGGAAGGAGCAAAGAACATGGCTCATGCCCTCCATGAGAACAACTCTCTGCAGGACCTTGA TCTCACAGCCAACCTGTTGCACGATGAAGGGGTTCAAGCTATAGCAGGCGCAATCAAGTTTAATCAAGGCCTCACCTCTCTGCA TCTCCAGTGGAATTTCATCAAGTCCTCTGCCACTAAAGCTCTGGCCCATGCACTCCTCTCCAATGCCACAATGCAGCTCTTGGA TCTACAGGAGAATGCTATTGGGAATGAAGGCGTCATTTTTCTTGCAGAAGCCCTGAAAACCAATGTGTCTCTGCGTACATTATG TCTCCAGGGAGTGTCATCGAGCACCAGTGGTGCCATTGCAATGGCAGAGGCTCTAATGACTAACCAAACCCTGCAAACATTAGA TCTACGTGGGAACACCGTGGGGATGGAAGGAGCAAAGGCTCTGGCTAATGCACTGAAAATCAACAGAAGCCTCAAGTCATTGAA TCTGCAGGAGAACTCTCTGGGTATGGATGGAGCCATATTTATTGCAACGGCCTTGAAGGGAAACCACCAATTGACGTACATCAA TTTGCAGGGAAATGGCATTGGAGAATCAGGAGCAAAGGTCATATCTGATGCTATAAGAGCTGACGCTCCGGGCTGTGTGGTGGACATCTGA
- the nlrc3 gene encoding NLR family CARD domain-containing protein 3 isoform X2 produces the protein MEREAHYDSIMDRSKRIMWQDDCYVDLQSTSCPVSSQAGTEDLGWIQKHQDQLQRFITASFLEGMLTHLRKVDVLSSADETKIKEAGRLQDQLNMLTTIVTGKDTQGSDALQGFIESSDSQVAQLIINHDSMGKEHKEVLLRRYEQYRDRDSVSCPKLNIFSRTLLLVDGLSDIQQKEHDLMQVGATRGRKRNHLRQLGLTKLLEPLTRVSLPPRVSLTLGVAGIGKTTWVRHFIRQWSQGAICTDVSYVLPFTFCELNSLEKVSVERLVKMAFPHLTDPSLVLSSSCRTLLILDGLDEFRCTLNFSDAAPCSDPKKEVAIDDLVTNIIRGNLLPYVAVWVTSRPGVASLIPGGLVDRVTEIPGFSPKDIQLFLNHHFSERDFASKIWAHLESHKILMVMCYIPCICWIVADTLMYIMQSETQESLPRTCTELYAHFCSMKAEVGEPRGREPVKMEQLHGSNRKLLGNLGRLAFYGLLKRKYTFSEQDLRAYGIDLLLTQCSLGAGVLVREESAIYTTYRFTHLSLLEFLAATFYHISSKRAIFDLFSESTMSWPKIGFQNHFRSAFQHSQQAEDGHLDVFVRFLTGLLCPMAQKPLAGLLALGRDDGNQKAWAAGFLQGLLVSGGTVVSLRAVNLAYCLQELQHTELLRSVEEDLQLGSLAGKLTRAHCVVLGYLLHVSPECSEQTNLTGSLNYTTVKCLLPQLLYCNYLRLENNHFKDDVMELLGSLLSAKDCHIQKISLAENAISNKGSKALSRALLVNRTLTSLNLRNNNIGSKGAKFLAEALKMNQVLVSINFQNNAIEEEGAQALAEVLHCNRKLVSLNIRKNKIGAGGVKRIAEALKTNRTLTKLILCSNQLGDKGAIALAEALTVNHTLLSLQLQSNSISNRGMTALTKALRLNRGLVSLNLRENSIGVEGAKNMAHALHENNSLQDLDLQWNFIKSSATKALAHALLSNATMQLLDLQENAIGNEGVIFLAEALKTNVSLRTLCLQGVSSSTSGAIAMAEALMTNQTLQTLDLRGNTVGMEGAKALANALKINRSLKSLNLQENSLGMDGAIFIATALKGNHQLTYINLQGNGIGESGAKVISDAIRADAPGCVVDI, from the exons ATGGAGAGGGAGGCACATTACGATTCTATCATGGACCGAAGCAAACGCATCATGTGGCAGGACGACTGCTATGTGGATCTTCAGTCTACATCGTGCCCTGTCTCTTCACAAGCAGGAACAGAAG ACCTTGGCTGGATCCAAAAGCATCAAGACCAGCTGCAACGCTTCATTACAGCCTCCTTCCTGGAGGGGATGTTAACCCACCTGAGAAAGGTGGATGTGCTGAGTTCAGCTGATGAGACCAAGATCAAAGAAGCGGGCCGGCTGCAGGACCAGCTTAACATGCTCACAACTATTGTCACTGGCAAGGACACTCAAGGTTCTGATGCTCTCCAGGGCTTCATAGAGAGCTCAGATTCTCAGGTGGCCCAGCTCATCATCAACCACG ATTCCATGGGGAAGGAGCACAAAGAGGTGCTGTTACGGCGATATGAGCAGTACAGAGACAGAGATTCAGTCAGCTGCCCCAAACTAAACATCTTCTCAAGAACCTTACTTCTGGTCGATGGACTTTCCGACATCCAGCAAAAAGAACATGACTTAATGCAGGTGGGGGCGACTCGAGGAAGGAAAAGAAATCATCTCAGACAGCTGGGGCTGACCAAACTCTTGGAGCCCCTGACCCGGGTCAGTTTACCTCCCAGGGTCTCCCTCACACTCGGGGTGGCTGGTATCGGCAAGACAACCTGGGTCCGACACTTCATCAGACAGTGGAGCCAAGGGGCCATCTGCACAGATGTGAGCTACGTCCTGCCTTTCACTTTTTGCGAGCTGAACTCACTGGAGAAAGTCTCTGTTGAGAGGCTGGTGAAAATGGCTTTTCCTCATTTAACAGACCCCAGTCTGGTCCTGAGCAGCTCCTGCCGCACACTGCTCATACTTGATGGTTTGGACGAATTCCGCTGCACTTTAAATTTCTCTGATGCAGCTCCTTGCAGCGACCCGAAGAAAGAAGTGGCCATTGATGACCTAGTTACTAACATCATCCGGGGCAATCTGCTCCCTTACGTAGCAGTGTGGGTGACCTCCAGGCCAGGAGTGGCCTCACTCATCCCTGGAGGATTGGTTGACAGGGTGACTGAGATACCAGGATTCAGCCCGAAGGACATCCAGCTCTTCCTAAACCACCACTTCTCTGAGAGGGATTTTGCCAGTAAAATATGGGCGCACTTGGAGTCCCATAAAATCTTAATGGTGATGTGCTACATACCATGCATTTGCTGGATAGTAGCTGATACTCTGATGTACATCATGCAGAGTGAAACACAAGAGAGCCTTCCAAGGACTTGTACTGAGCTATACGCTCACTTTTGTTCCATGAAGGCTGAAGTAGGTGAACCAAGAGGCAGGGAGCCTGTGAAAATGGAACAGCTCCATGGGAGCAATCGTAAACTGCTGGGGAACCTTGGACGACTGGCATTTTATGGGCTCCTTAAACGCAAGTACACCTTCAGTGAGCAAGACCTCAGGGCCTATGGGATAGATCTACTGTTAACTCAGTGCAGTCTTGGTGCTGGAGTTCTTGTTCGGGAGGAGTCTGCCATATACACAACATATCGGTTCACTCATTTGTCTCTGCTAGAGTTTCTTGCAGCTACTTTTTACCATATCTCCTCCAAGCGGGCCATCTTTGACTTATTCTCAGAGAGCACCATGTCTTGGCCCAAGATCGGTTTCCAGAACCACTTTAGAAGCGCCTTTCAGCACTCACAACAAGCTGAAGACGGGCACTTGGACGTGTTTGTGCGCTTCCTGACAGGCCTGCTGTGCCCAATGGCACAGAAACCTCTCGCTGGGCTTCTGGCCCTTGGAAGAGATGATGGCAATCAGAAGGCTTGGGCAGCAGGGTTTTTACAAGGCCTCTTGGTCAGCGGAGGTACAGTGGTGTCCCTGCGTGCAGTTAATCTGGCTTACTGTTTACAGGAGCTGCAACACACAGAGTTATTGCGGAGTGTTGAGGAAGATTTACAGCTTGGTAGCCTAGCAGGGAAATTAACACGGGCTCACTGTGTTGTGCTGGGCTACCTCCTTCATGTGTCTCCAGAGTGCAGTGAACAGACCAACCTAACAGGCTCTCTGAACTACACAACAGTGAAATGTCTGCTCCCACAGCTGCTGTACTGCAACTATCTGAG GTTAGAGAATAATCACTTCAAAGATGATGTCATGGAGTTGCTGGGAAGCCTCCTGAGCGCCAAAGACTGCCATATCCAGAAGATAAG TTTGGCAGAGAATGCCATCAGCAACAAAGGATCCAAAGCCCTGAGTCGAGCCCTCTTGGTAAACCGGACGCTAACGTCTCTCAA TCTCCGGAACAACAACATTGGCTCTAAAGGTGCAAAGTTCCTGGCAGAGGCTCTGAAAATGAACCAAGTCCTGGTATCAATCAA CTTCCAGAACAACGCAATTGAGGAGGAAGGTGCTCAGGCCCTTGCAGAAGTACTGCACTGCAATCGCAAACTGGTGTCTCTGAA CATACGGAAGAATAAGATTGGAGCGGGAGGAGTCAAAAGGATTGCAGAGGCACTGAAGACGAACCGGACTCTCACAAAGCTGAT TCTTTGTAGCAACCAGCTTGGGGACAAAGGGGCAATCGCTCTGGCAGAGGCTTTGACAGTCAACCACACGctcctctctcttca ACTTCAGAGTAACTCAATCAGCAACAGGGGGATGACAGCCTTAACCAAAGCACTCAGGCTGAACCGTGGCCTCGTCTCCTTGAA tttaaggGAGAACTCCATAGGGGTGGAAGGAGCAAAGAACATGGCTCATGCCCTCCATGAGAACAACTCTCTGCAGGACCTTGA TCTCCAGTGGAATTTCATCAAGTCCTCTGCCACTAAAGCTCTGGCCCATGCACTCCTCTCCAATGCCACAATGCAGCTCTTGGA TCTACAGGAGAATGCTATTGGGAATGAAGGCGTCATTTTTCTTGCAGAAGCCCTGAAAACCAATGTGTCTCTGCGTACATTATG TCTCCAGGGAGTGTCATCGAGCACCAGTGGTGCCATTGCAATGGCAGAGGCTCTAATGACTAACCAAACCCTGCAAACATTAGA TCTACGTGGGAACACCGTGGGGATGGAAGGAGCAAAGGCTCTGGCTAATGCACTGAAAATCAACAGAAGCCTCAAGTCATTGAA TCTGCAGGAGAACTCTCTGGGTATGGATGGAGCCATATTTATTGCAACGGCCTTGAAGGGAAACCACCAATTGACGTACATCAA TTTGCAGGGAAATGGCATTGGAGAATCAGGAGCAAAGGTCATATCTGATGCTATAAGAGCTGACGCTCCGGGCTGTGTGGTGGACATCTGA